The Staphylococcus carnosus genome has a segment encoding these proteins:
- a CDS encoding DUF445 domain-containing protein — MHAFLVILFMIVIGALIGGITNIIAIKMLFHPQRAYHIGKWRIPFTPGLVPKRREEIAYKIGNVIEEHLITESLIKEKISSLSAREAIESFITQQIQKLKKDNATLQNFAGYFGIDLAKTAEDKLSNLIDEKLAQYYQDHNQEPLKSLIPSELEVELDEKIEALTPLLCDRARIYLSSAKGEQDIYNMLDTFFAEKGKIIGLLQMFMTKENIAERIQMELIRLTNHPKAREIVAQLINNEYMTLKNKSLGGVVSPEQFNNIKEKFTPLILSYADISARVNQPIKDLAPSIVKYAEQHAATWTTNLIVEKAAEHLSSIMKQVNLSGIVEEQINSFDLDYIERLIIEIANKELKLIMLLGFLLGGIIGCLQGIIALFV; from the coding sequence ATGCATGCATTTTTAGTCATATTATTTATGATTGTAATAGGTGCGTTGATTGGCGGAATAACTAATATTATTGCAATTAAAATGTTGTTCCATCCACAGCGTGCTTATCATATTGGTAAATGGCGTATTCCATTTACACCAGGTTTAGTACCTAAAAGAAGAGAAGAAATTGCTTATAAAATTGGTAATGTCATAGAAGAACATCTCATTACTGAATCTTTAATTAAAGAAAAAATCAGCTCTCTAAGTGCACGTGAAGCTATTGAAAGTTTTATTACTCAACAAATCCAAAAGCTGAAAAAAGATAATGCGACATTGCAAAATTTTGCTGGTTATTTTGGAATCGATTTAGCTAAAACTGCCGAAGACAAATTAAGCAATCTAATAGATGAAAAATTAGCACAGTATTATCAAGATCATAATCAAGAGCCGCTAAAATCATTGATTCCTTCAGAACTAGAAGTGGAACTTGATGAAAAAATTGAAGCACTAACACCGTTATTATGTGATCGTGCAAGAATTTACTTATCATCGGCTAAAGGGGAACAAGATATCTATAATATGCTTGATACATTTTTTGCTGAAAAAGGTAAAATTATCGGCTTATTACAGATGTTTATGACAAAAGAAAATATTGCAGAACGTATTCAAATGGAATTGATTCGTTTAACTAACCACCCAAAAGCACGTGAAATAGTTGCACAGTTAATTAACAATGAGTATATGACGTTAAAAAATAAATCTTTAGGTGGAGTAGTTAGCCCAGAACAATTCAATAATATTAAAGAGAAATTCACGCCGCTAATATTATCTTATGCTGATATTTCTGCTAGAGTAAACCAACCAATAAAAGATTTGGCTCCAAGTATAGTAAAATATGCTGAACAACACGCCGCAACTTGGACAACAAACTTGATTGTAGAAAAAGCCGCAGAACATCTTTCTTCAATTATGAAACAAGTCAATTTAAGCGGAATTGTGGAAGAACAAATAAATTCGTTTGATTTAGACTATATTGAAAGATTAATCATTGAAATAGCGAATAAAGAATTGAAATTGATTATGCTTCTCGGTTTCTTATTAGGCGGAATCATTGGTTGCTTACAAGGAATTATTGCTTTATTTGTTTAA
- a CDS encoding foldase protein PrsA — MKSFKKIMIPVTASAVLLGACGNHATDSKEDVLISSKAGDVKVEDVMKKIGNDQIANSSFEILLGKLLEKKYSDKVDTKDIDQQIKDEQKQYGGKDQFESALKQQGMSLNDYKEQKKLQAYQKQLLMDKVKVSDKELKDDTKKASHILIKVKSDDKDKEGLSDKEAKKKAEEIHKEVEKNPDKFGEIAKKESMDKASAKKDGSLGYVIKGQMVKPFDKELFKLKDSQISDVVKTDYGYHIIKADKPTDFSSERSKLKSQIIQNKVQKDPQILVDAYKDLLKEYKVDFKDRDIKKAVDDSILNADKLKQQSQGGAEGSFSSESSGEGISTP; from the coding sequence ATGAAATCATTTAAGAAGATTATGATTCCTGTAACAGCAAGCGCTGTTTTACTTGGCGCATGTGGAAATCATGCAACTGACTCAAAAGAAGATGTCTTAATTTCTTCTAAAGCCGGAGACGTTAAAGTTGAAGATGTCATGAAAAAAATTGGTAATGATCAAATAGCGAATAGCTCTTTTGAGATTTTACTTGGAAAACTATTAGAGAAGAAATACTCTGATAAAGTAGATACAAAAGATATCGACCAGCAAATTAAAGATGAACAAAAGCAGTATGGCGGTAAAGATCAATTTGAGAGTGCCTTGAAACAACAAGGCATGTCACTTAATGATTATAAAGAACAAAAGAAACTTCAGGCATATCAAAAACAATTATTAATGGATAAAGTGAAAGTTTCTGATAAAGAGCTGAAAGATGACACTAAAAAAGCATCTCATATCTTAATCAAAGTTAAATCAGATGATAAAGATAAAGAAGGCTTAAGTGATAAAGAAGCGAAGAAAAAAGCTGAAGAAATCCATAAAGAAGTTGAAAAAAATCCTGATAAATTTGGTGAAATTGCCAAAAAAGAATCAATGGACAAAGCAAGTGCTAAGAAAGACGGCAGCTTAGGTTATGTAATCAAAGGCCAAATGGTTAAACCATTTGATAAAGAATTATTTAAATTGAAAGACAGTCAAATTTCTGATGTAGTCAAAACAGATTATGGCTACCATATCATCAAGGCAGATAAACCAACTGATTTCTCTTCTGAACGTAGTAAATTGAAATCTCAAATTATCCAAAATAAAGTACAAAAAGATCCTCAAATTTTAGTAGATGCATACAAAGATTTACTTAAAGAATATAAAGTCGACTTTAAAGATAGAGATATTAAAAAAGCAGTTGACGATTCGATCTTAAATGCAGACAAATTAAAACAACAATCTCAAGGAGGAGCTGAAGGCAGTTTTAGCAGCGAAAGTTCTGGTGAAGGTATCTCCACTCCTTAA
- a CDS encoding YlbF/YmcA family competence regulator: MAVNLQEHAHKLEDALRNSEEYKAIKDAYDKVKAHEESKKLFDEFRETQLKFQQMQMQGEQIEEEDLKKAQEQAQAIEKDENIAELMAAEQQMSQVFQEINQIIVKPLDEVYAD, encoded by the coding sequence ATGGCAGTAAATTTACAAGAACATGCACACAAACTAGAAGATGCGTTAAGAAATAGCGAAGAATATAAAGCAATCAAAGATGCATACGACAAAGTTAAAGCGCATGAAGAATCTAAAAAATTATTCGATGAGTTCCGTGAAACTCAATTGAAATTCCAACAAATGCAAATGCAAGGCGAACAAATCGAAGAAGAAGATTTGAAAAAAGCCCAAGAACAAGCTCAAGCAATTGAAAAAGATGAAAATATTGCTGAATTAATGGCTGCAGAACAACAAATGAGCCAAGTATTCCAAGAAATCAACCAAATTATTGTTAAACCATTAGACGAAGTTTACGCTGACTAA
- a CDS encoding DUF3267 domain-containing protein has protein sequence MFLCARRIDINTRFGLPRIIFMAIVTTIITFLISYEIMIYFSDKQITDQHFFLFVIAALLLYPIHKLIHLIILAPYYKHIKKKRLSKRAWIPIYNLYINNPINKYYFCLCLITPLVVITAACIYLGQAFPEYGHYFMFLLALNAGFSVMDLMYLKLILFSNEGKYIEEHCTGFNILNKYDHPTDRHFN, from the coding sequence ATGTTTTTATGTGCTCGCCGAATCGATATCAATACAAGATTCGGATTACCGCGTATTATTTTTATGGCGATTGTTACTACAATTATTACATTTTTAATCAGTTATGAAATTATGATTTATTTTTCGGATAAACAAATAACAGATCAACACTTTTTCTTATTTGTAATTGCAGCTCTGTTACTTTATCCAATTCATAAATTAATTCATTTAATCATCCTAGCACCCTACTATAAACATATTAAGAAGAAACGTTTATCTAAACGTGCTTGGATACCAATATATAATTTGTACATCAACAACCCAATTAATAAATATTATTTTTGCCTTTGTCTTATCACGCCATTAGTTGTAATTACCGCAGCTTGTATATATCTTGGTCAAGCTTTTCCGGAATATGGTCATTATTTCATGTTCTTGCTTGCCTTAAATGCTGGTTTTTCAGTAATGGATTTGATGTATTTGAAACTTATTTTGTTCTCAAATGAAGGTAAATATATTGAAGAACACTGTACTGGATTTAATATTTTAAATAAATATGATCATCCAACAGACAGACATTTCAATTAA
- a CDS encoding helix-turn-helix transcriptional regulator, with translation MDRQSFTDLIQTKFKMVRIEAGYTQDTMAQTIGLSKKTLVQIEKERVLPNWTTCVSICALFRDSDVLNSTFGCDPLEIVQTISRNHCAYPKHPTTSDIYWNTLDSRNGYILQSNKVSEIYRVLNQDKQPIFGTSKLREAETYFGRISKDELVHA, from the coding sequence ATGGATAGACAAAGTTTTACAGATTTAATTCAAACAAAGTTCAAGATGGTTAGAATAGAAGCAGGTTATACACAAGATACAATGGCTCAAACTATCGGCTTATCAAAGAAAACACTTGTTCAAATTGAAAAAGAGCGTGTGTTGCCGAACTGGACAACTTGTGTGTCGATTTGTGCATTATTCAGAGATTCAGATGTTTTGAACAGCACATTCGGTTGTGATCCATTAGAAATAGTACAAACAATTTCAAGAAATCATTGTGCATATCCTAAACATCCAACTACTAGCGATATCTATTGGAATACATTAGATTCTCGCAACGGATATATCTTACAAAGCAATAAAGTAAGTGAAATCTACCGTGTCTTGAACCAAGATAAACAACCTATTTTCGGAACTTCTAAATTAAGAGAAGCAGAAACATACTTTGGAAGAATTTCTAAAGACGAATTAGTTCATGCTTAA
- a CDS encoding AAA family ATPase has product MRIKALDIYGYGKFVERKIQFNNSLTEIFGENEAGKSTIQAFIHSILFGFPTKRENEPRFEPRLGNQYGGKLYLTLDDGQEIEVERVKGAAQGDVKVYLENGGIRDEEWLQKKLNYIDKSTYKGIYSFDVLGLQNINRNMDENQLQEYLLQAGALGSTQFTTMRTQLAERKNELYKRSGKNPIINQQVEQLNELENQIREQESNLGSYQRLIDEKDKAERRLNHLHQNLQQLSKMHEAKQKELALHDQAQEWKALEHELNIEPLDFPEQGIERYESSKQQNNQLKKDVGLRQEKSNQLKNENDQIDVPKMSDIDALNQIAKQEDEIKQLENDLKSVSKEIEEKEREIQSLKSNVGWKEMHDNVDVSESVKSYVSRQISDKNEQTSYITQLKRTLEEQKIEQANVQEEQEDVKNALVPDEVFEKKQQYNQQSFELKEKKNLYQKMKEAFDIEQQERDRKQKMLRITFVLLAIVGAGLAVFSFVTQALIFAIIFGIAAIGFIIGAIMVKSTKVGHSEAFSTEISQLEKQNADLESKYDLNFDLDEQHRLREQNHNIKKANEVLDNKIALTQEKLDEAKISYQQLEDNISEIKSDLHVSPKMTDSLILDGIKTIERIQVLANHLEQLKGQQKELQSKINEFYEHANRVTKNQITDYNQSSLFHDVKRWLKQAEDNHAKWTRNNESIDLLTKELSQLNTHLNENTNLIDKLFKHVKVDNEESYYRYHNRYQTYQSNHSRYHDLNKYLENQNFMYDDASKLSDKTKVQLEDENTLLAKQVDDYNDQFLTLQSEVSDLNAQIKHMETDDTLTQLRHRYHMLKNQFNENAKDWASLSYLEALVDAHIQQIKDKRLPQVIDEATNIFSRLTNGRYTQVTYANDNVMVKHENGQMYQPTEISQSTKELLYISLRLSLIKILRPYYSMPIIIDDAFVHFDKQRKAAMMDYLKEMAQTYQVLYFTCTKDNFVPTKQKVILEKIEEGGK; this is encoded by the coding sequence GTGAGAATCAAGGCATTAGATATCTATGGATACGGAAAGTTTGTTGAACGCAAAATACAGTTCAACAATTCACTAACAGAGATTTTTGGTGAAAATGAAGCAGGGAAGTCTACGATTCAAGCTTTTATACATTCAATTTTATTTGGCTTTCCGACTAAACGTGAAAATGAGCCGCGCTTTGAACCTAGATTAGGAAATCAATACGGCGGTAAATTATATTTAACATTAGATGACGGTCAAGAAATCGAAGTAGAACGCGTTAAAGGTGCTGCACAAGGTGATGTAAAAGTTTACTTAGAAAATGGTGGTATTCGTGATGAAGAGTGGCTTCAAAAAAAGCTGAACTATATCGATAAATCCACTTATAAAGGTATTTATTCATTTGATGTATTAGGATTGCAAAATATCAATCGAAATATGGACGAAAATCAATTACAAGAATATTTATTACAAGCTGGAGCATTAGGTTCAACACAATTTACTACTATGCGTACTCAATTGGCTGAACGCAAAAATGAATTATATAAACGATCAGGTAAAAATCCTATCATTAATCAGCAAGTGGAACAGCTGAATGAATTAGAAAACCAAATTCGTGAACAAGAAAGCAATTTAGGTTCTTACCAACGGTTAATCGATGAGAAAGATAAAGCAGAACGACGTTTGAATCATTTACATCAAAATCTGCAACAACTTTCAAAAATGCATGAAGCTAAACAAAAAGAACTTGCATTACATGACCAAGCACAAGAATGGAAAGCATTAGAGCATGAATTAAATATTGAACCCCTCGATTTTCCAGAACAAGGTATTGAAAGATACGAATCTTCAAAGCAACAAAATAATCAGTTGAAAAAAGATGTTGGTTTACGTCAAGAAAAGTCGAATCAATTGAAGAATGAAAATGATCAGATTGATGTACCTAAAATGTCTGATATAGATGCACTGAATCAAATTGCTAAACAAGAAGATGAAATTAAACAATTAGAAAATGATTTAAAAAGTGTTTCTAAAGAAATTGAAGAAAAAGAACGTGAAATACAAAGCTTAAAATCTAATGTTGGCTGGAAAGAAATGCATGATAATGTTGATGTTTCAGAAAGCGTTAAGAGTTATGTGAGTCGACAAATTTCAGATAAAAATGAACAAACTTCCTATATCACACAACTTAAACGTACTTTAGAAGAACAAAAAATCGAACAAGCAAATGTACAAGAAGAACAAGAAGATGTGAAAAATGCTTTAGTTCCTGATGAAGTGTTCGAAAAGAAACAACAATATAATCAACAATCATTTGAACTAAAAGAGAAAAAGAACTTATATCAAAAAATGAAAGAGGCTTTTGATATTGAGCAGCAGGAAAGAGATCGTAAACAAAAGATGTTGCGGATTACTTTTGTATTATTAGCAATCGTTGGTGCTGGTTTAGCAGTATTTTCTTTTGTAACTCAAGCATTAATATTTGCAATTATTTTTGGTATTGCGGCGATAGGATTTATAATAGGCGCTATTATGGTCAAATCTACTAAAGTAGGTCATAGTGAAGCATTTTCAACTGAAATTTCGCAATTAGAAAAGCAAAATGCTGATCTTGAAAGTAAATATGATTTAAACTTTGATTTAGATGAACAACATCGTTTACGAGAACAAAATCATAACATCAAAAAAGCTAATGAAGTGTTAGATAATAAAATAGCATTAACTCAAGAAAAATTGGATGAAGCTAAAATCAGTTATCAACAACTTGAAGATAACATTTCAGAAATTAAATCAGATTTACATGTTTCACCTAAAATGACTGATAGTTTAATCTTAGATGGTATTAAAACAATTGAACGCATTCAAGTATTAGCAAATCATTTAGAACAATTAAAAGGACAACAAAAAGAGTTGCAGTCTAAAATAAATGAATTTTATGAACATGCAAATCGTGTAACTAAAAATCAAATCACCGACTACAACCAATCTTCATTGTTCCATGATGTAAAACGTTGGTTGAAACAAGCAGAAGACAATCATGCTAAATGGACAAGAAACAATGAAAGTATTGATTTGCTTACTAAAGAATTAAGTCAACTAAATACCCATTTAAATGAAAATACTAACCTTATAGATAAATTATTTAAACATGTAAAAGTTGATAATGAAGAATCTTATTATCGTTATCACAATCGTTATCAAACTTATCAAAGTAACCATAGCCGTTATCATGATTTAAATAAATATTTAGAAAACCAGAATTTTATGTATGATGATGCTTCAAAATTAAGCGATAAAACTAAAGTACAGTTGGAAGATGAAAACACATTATTAGCTAAACAAGTGGATGACTATAACGACCAATTCTTGACATTGCAAAGTGAAGTCAGTGATTTGAATGCACAAATCAAACACATGGAAACAGACGATACATTAACTCAATTAAGACATCGCTATCATATGTTAAAAAATCAGTTTAATGAAAATGCAAAAGACTGGGCAAGTTTAAGTTATTTAGAAGCATTGGTGGATGCGCATATTCAACAAATTAAAGATAAGAGACTTCCTCAAGTTATTGATGAAGCTACTAATATATTCAGTCGTTTAACAAATGGACGTTATACACAAGTCACTTATGCAAATGATAATGTCATGGTTAAACATGAAAATGGTCAGATGTACCAACCTACTGAAATCAGTCAATCTACTAAAGAGCTTTTATATATTTCATTACGTTTAAGCTTAATTAAAATATTACGACCATATTATTCAATGCCAATTATTATTGATGATGCATTTGTACATTTTGATAAGCAACGAAAAGCTGCAATGATGGACTATTTAAAAGAAATGGCTCAAACTTATCAAGTGTTGTACTTTACATGTACAAAAGATAATTTTGTACCTACGAAACAAAAGGTTATATTAGAAAAAATTGAAGAAGGAGGCAAATAA
- a CDS encoding metallophosphoesterase family protein codes for MVKFIHCADLHLDSPFKSHSHLSPNIYEDVKKSTYESFKSIIDHALREEVDFIVIAGDLFDKENRSLRAEVFLKEQFERLEKEQIFVYISHGNHDPLSELITTEWPAKVSVFDKNVETYQTITKHGEKILLHGFSYQNDESYENKLDEYPSSQGEKGMHIGVLHGTYSKTSDNHRYTEFLLEDLNTKLYHYWALGHIHERSQLNDMPPIFYPGNIQGRHFNEQGEKGFLLVEGDELKLDITFVPTQYIRFDEVKIETSQISKQGLYEVLQKFKDSVRNQGKAFYRIHLEIDSDAPVPSQDILQVEEMIREYEENQTQFIYVEDLIVTYKDDESRPIAQEFSSELKDDNKVFEHAMNDLYLNPKASKYLDNYNEFDKTELINRAESLLKSDLRGDK; via the coding sequence ATGGTGAAATTTATTCATTGTGCAGATTTGCATTTAGACAGTCCATTCAAATCACATTCGCATTTAAGCCCTAATATTTATGAAGATGTTAAGAAAAGTACATATGAAAGCTTTAAGTCAATTATCGACCATGCTTTGCGTGAAGAGGTCGATTTTATTGTGATTGCAGGTGATTTATTTGATAAAGAGAACCGTTCATTAAGAGCAGAAGTCTTTTTAAAAGAACAATTTGAAAGACTAGAAAAAGAACAAATATTTGTATATATCAGTCATGGTAATCATGATCCATTATCAGAACTGATTACGACTGAATGGCCAGCAAAAGTTTCAGTTTTTGATAAAAATGTTGAAACATACCAAACGATTACTAAGCATGGTGAAAAAATCCTACTACATGGATTCAGTTATCAAAACGATGAAAGTTATGAAAATAAGCTAGATGAATATCCATCTAGTCAAGGTGAAAAAGGCATGCACATCGGAGTATTGCACGGTACTTATAGTAAAACATCAGATAATCATAGATACACTGAGTTTCTGTTAGAAGATTTGAATACAAAATTATATCATTACTGGGCATTAGGACATATTCATGAACGTTCACAGCTGAATGATATGCCCCCAATTTTTTATCCAGGTAATATTCAAGGACGCCACTTTAATGAACAAGGAGAAAAAGGATTCTTACTTGTAGAAGGCGACGAATTAAAATTAGATATTACTTTTGTACCTACTCAATATATTCGTTTCGATGAAGTGAAGATAGAAACAAGTCAAATTTCAAAACAAGGTCTATATGAAGTACTTCAGAAATTTAAAGATAGTGTCAGAAATCAAGGGAAAGCTTTTTATCGCATTCATTTAGAAATTGATAGTGATGCTCCAGTACCTTCTCAAGATATTCTGCAAGTTGAAGAAATGATTCGTGAATATGAAGAAAATCAAACACAATTCATTTATGTTGAAGATTTGATTGTTACGTATAAAGATGATGAATCCAGACCAATTGCACAAGAATTTTCATCTGAATTAAAAGATGATAATAAGGTATTTGAACATGCAATGAACGATTTATATTTAAATCCAAAAGCTTCAAAATATCTTGATAACTATAATGAATTTGATAAGACTGAATTGATTAATCGAGCAGAATCTTTATTGAAGTCGGACTTAAGAGGTGATAAGTAG
- a CDS encoding dicarboxylate/amino acid:cation symporter: MKSKHLTLNIVIALILGIVIGSICDIFSQSGTVKFIDQYFFNTVGQIFLNLIFMLVVPVVFVSIVLGVVGVGDPKLLGGIGLKTLIFFLCTTAIAITIAILLALAVKPGAGHSDLMKSADVSSYQKTLDKQNEGAEAPAKQTFDQTLINLFPKNPIEAMTQGNMLQVITFSIFIGIGIMVMGEKALIVKQFFEQFNDVLMYIISMIMTVFAPIGTFCLVAHAFTGAGLGAIKQLGLYFIVVLVALILHFFLIYGGTIKFLAKDSPIKFFKGFIPAITIGFGGSSSNAALPVSMECTKKMGVRPEIASFVQPLGATINMDGTAIMQGVATIFIAQISGAQLSIVQILTVIVIAVVASIGTAGVPGVGLIMLAMVLTAVDLNPAAIGIIIGIDRLLDMTRTAVNITGDAACAFMISKQEDRKLAKKAN; this comes from the coding sequence ATGAAAAGTAAACACTTAACGTTAAACATCGTGATTGCACTTATTTTAGGGATTGTTATTGGTTCTATATGTGATATTTTTTCGCAATCTGGTACAGTTAAATTCATTGACCAATATTTCTTTAATACTGTAGGTCAAATATTCTTAAACTTAATCTTTATGCTAGTAGTACCAGTAGTTTTTGTTTCCATTGTTTTAGGAGTCGTCGGAGTGGGAGATCCAAAATTATTAGGAGGAATAGGATTAAAGACACTTATTTTCTTCTTATGTACGACAGCAATAGCTATCACAATTGCTATACTTTTAGCCTTGGCAGTAAAACCAGGTGCTGGACATTCTGATTTAATGAAAAGTGCGGATGTATCCTCTTATCAAAAAACTTTGGATAAGCAGAATGAAGGGGCAGAAGCACCTGCTAAACAAACTTTTGATCAAACATTAATTAATTTATTCCCGAAAAACCCGATTGAAGCAATGACACAAGGAAATATGCTTCAAGTTATTACTTTTTCAATATTTATAGGAATAGGGATTATGGTAATGGGTGAAAAAGCGCTCATTGTTAAACAATTTTTCGAACAATTTAATGATGTACTAATGTATATCATTTCAATGATCATGACTGTTTTTGCTCCAATTGGGACATTCTGTTTAGTTGCACATGCCTTTACTGGAGCTGGATTAGGTGCCATTAAGCAATTAGGATTATATTTCATTGTAGTACTTGTAGCACTAATCCTGCATTTCTTTCTTATTTATGGTGGGACAATTAAATTCTTGGCTAAAGATAGCCCGATTAAATTCTTTAAAGGATTTATTCCTGCAATTACAATTGGGTTCGGCGGTTCTAGTTCAAATGCTGCATTACCAGTTTCAATGGAATGCACGAAAAAAATGGGAGTACGACCGGAGATTGCTTCATTTGTACAACCATTAGGTGCAACAATAAATATGGATGGTACAGCAATAATGCAAGGGGTTGCAACAATATTTATTGCTCAAATATCAGGTGCTCAATTATCAATTGTACAAATTTTGACAGTTATTGTGATAGCAGTTGTAGCAAGTATTGGTACAGCAGGTGTACCAGGAGTCGGACTTATCATGCTTGCTATGGTTTTAACTGCAGTAGATTTAAATCCAGCTGCGATTGGTATTATAATTGGTATTGACAGACTGTTAGATATGACGAGAACAGCAGTTAATATAACGGGGGATGCTGCTTGTGCATTCATGATTTCTAAACAAGAGGACAGAAAGCTTGCTAAAAAAGCAAATTAA
- the yhaM gene encoding 3'-5' exoribonuclease YhaM, which translates to MRNIEKLQPGDSVDHFFLIHRATQGVTAQGKDYMTLFLQDKSGEIEAKVWTVTKQDMEVLKPETIIRAKGDVINYRGRKQMKVNQFKLAEAADNLSAKDFIDGAPLTPDEIKEQIDYFLLDIENSKLQRITRHLLKKYNNEFFVYPAASSIHHNFASGLSYHVLTMLQIAKSLCDIYPLLNRSLLYSGIILHDIGKVKELSGPVATSYTVEGNLLGHISLASEEVAQTAAELGIDGEEVMLLQHMILSHHGKLEYGSPKLPMLKEAEILCYIDNIDARMNMFSKAFKKTGKGQFTEKIFALEHRQFYNPESLD; encoded by the coding sequence ATGAGAAATATAGAAAAGCTTCAACCAGGCGACTCAGTAGATCATTTCTTTTTGATTCACCGAGCAACACAAGGTGTCACTGCACAAGGAAAAGATTATATGACTTTATTCTTACAAGATAAAAGCGGTGAAATAGAAGCTAAGGTCTGGACAGTTACAAAGCAAGATATGGAAGTACTAAAACCTGAAACAATCATTCGTGCGAAAGGTGATGTTATTAATTACCGAGGTCGTAAACAAATGAAAGTAAATCAGTTCAAACTTGCTGAAGCCGCAGATAATTTATCTGCAAAAGATTTTATAGATGGTGCACCGCTGACACCAGACGAGATCAAAGAACAAATTGATTATTTCTTATTAGATATTGAAAACAGTAAATTACAAAGAATCACAAGACACTTATTAAAAAAATATAATAACGAGTTCTTTGTCTATCCAGCAGCAAGTTCAATACACCATAATTTTGCGAGTGGTCTGAGTTATCACGTGCTGACAATGTTACAGATAGCTAAAAGTCTATGTGATATTTATCCTTTATTAAATAGAAGTTTATTATATAGTGGTATTATTCTGCACGATATCGGTAAAGTGAAAGAGTTAAGTGGTCCTGTAGCAACTTCATATACAGTAGAAGGTAATTTGTTAGGCCACATTTCTTTAGCAAGCGAGGAAGTTGCGCAAACTGCTGCTGAATTAGGAATTGATGGGGAAGAAGTGATGTTGTTACAACATATGATTCTTTCACATCATGGTAAATTAGAATATGGTTCGCCGAAATTACCGATGTTAAAAGAAGCAGAAATCTTATGTTATATTGATAACATTGATGCTAGAATGAACATGTTTAGTAAAGCCTTTAAAAAGACTGGAAAAGGGCAATTTACTGAAAAAATATTTGCACTTGAACACAGACAATTTTATAATCCTGAAAGTCTAGATTAA